One segment of Argiope bruennichi chromosome 11, qqArgBrue1.1, whole genome shotgun sequence DNA contains the following:
- the LOC129957510 gene encoding uncharacterized protein LOC129957510: MSCWWVILGIMSAIAEARPSESERVTIDLSALRPSLPGLVLYKYGDVAPKLVQVDLSALNPQLQPHVIWPQFDELDLDERNFDMDNVDAIPYLSEEDTLMYNSYPKHQSQRMMGRISGHWLDNGGRSDMYDFVADSPDQQLLSLHGSLPVADEVIVPLDWEEEETKQKGKKRNVFLTNGWAAAGKKELKNRPQPPNVLKGISSSPNSYFTTKPAQERPSLRRRERESEQNHSVSRSHQAMEDAKSKSSASPQNAKAETKVTSQESWSVPRQYWSIPHFFVGNWK; this comes from the exons ATGTCCTGCTGGTGGGTGATACTGGGGATCATGTCGGCGATTGCGGAGGCCAGACCATCAGAGTCAGAGCGTGTGACCATCGATTTATCCGCCCTACGTCCTTCTTTGCCTGGGCTAGTTCTGTACAAATATGGCGATGTCGCACCCAAATTGGTGCAAGTCGACCTGTCTGCTCTGAATCCCCAATTGCAGCCACATGTCATATGGCCTCAGTTTGATGAG CTGGATCTCGATGAACGAAATTTCGATATGGACAATGTCGACGCCATTCCTTATCTCTCAGAAGAGGACACCCTCATGTACAACAGCTATCCCAAGCATCAGTCTCAGCGCATGATGGGCAGAATAAGTGGACATTGGCTGGACAATGGAGGCCGCTCGGACATGTACGATTTCGTTGCAGATTCTCCTGACCAACAGCTGCTTTCACTGCATGGAAGCTTGCCCGTGGCTGACGAA GTGATTGTACCTCTGGACTGGGAAGAGGAGGAAACGAAGCAGAAAGGGAAGAAGAGGAACGTTTTCCTGACCAATGGTTGGGCAGCTGCTGGAAAAAAAGAACTCAAGAACAGGCCTCAACCTCCTAATGTACTTAAAG GTATTTCTTCCAGTCCCAACAGTTATTTCACAACGAAACCAGCTCAAGAGCGCCCTTCTTTGCGCAGGCGCGAAAGGGAATCTGAACAAAACCACTCTGTCTCCAGAAGTCACCAAGCAATGGAAGACGCCAAATCCAAATCATCTGCATCTCCTCAGAACGCAAAGGCGGAGACAAAGGTTACCAGCCAAGAGTCATGGTCAGTGCCTAGACAGTACTGGTCAATCCCTCACTTTTTTGTGGGAAACTGGAAATAA